The Mesoterricola silvestris sequence TCGGCGCCCACCGATGGGACCCCTATGGGTCGCCGATCCCGGTTGGAACCTCCCGATGACGACCCGCGGCCCCCGGCAGGGCCAGCCTGTCAGCGCCGGAAGGCCCGCACCGCACCCCCCCGGGAAAACTCCCGGCGCCAAAACCCCGATATGCCGTTAACCTGATCAGATGGCAGTTCTTTGGGTTTCCGATTTCGACCTGGACAGGCTCCAGCCCCTCCCCGAGGCCCTCCTCATGGCCCTGGGGGCCATCGGGCAGGCCTCGGCCCGGGGACACCTGGCCCAGACCCTGGTGCGCAGCCGCGTGGCGCCGCAGGCCGAGCCGTGGATCGCGGACCCGGCGGCCATGACGCCCATGCTCAGCCTCCTGAGGGAGGCCGGATTGGCCCAGGAGGAGCACCGGGGATTCTGGTCGGTGACCGAGGCCGCGCGGGAGGCGGTGTGCCGCCGGGCCCACCGCAAGGGGCTGCTCAAGGCCCTTTCCGTGGCGGGGCAGTGCTCGTACGACGCGGGCAAGGTCCTGCTGGACCCCCTGGGGCGGGACCTGGCGGCCTTCCGCCTGGCCTTCCTGGAGGGGCGCACCGAGGACTGGCTCACGGCCCAGGAAAAGGTGCGCTCCACCCACCGGACCGCCCTGGCCTTCCGGGATCCCCTGGCCCTCATCTGCTCCCGCCCCTTCGACCCGGCCTGGTTCGAGGCCCTGCCTCCGGCCCAGCAGAGCCACGGGGCCTGGGCCCTCCTGCACGACCAGACCGTGCACCACCAGCGCAACGAGCCCTTCCGGGCGTGGCTGGAGGCCCGGAGCCGCACCCGGCCCAGCCCCCTGGGGCCCATGGCGGAATACCTGCTCATGGAAGGCCGGGTGGAGGAGGCCCGCGCCCTCCTGGAGAAGCTCCAGCCCAGGCAGCGCGCCCTGGTGCCCATCGCCCTGCTGGAGGCGGCCATGGACCTCGTGCAGGGCCGCACGGCGGAGGCCGCCGGAGGCTTCGAGACCGTCCTGGCCGCCCTGGGCCAGGGCACCCGGCGCAAGGCGGTGCACCTGCCCGGGCTCATGGACCTCTTCTGCTTCCTGGCCTTCATCGGACGGGGCGACGACGCCGGCCTGCGCATGGCCGCGGAGCGCCTGGAGCTCCTGGGCCGGCGCCAGCCCGGGGATCCCCTCAGCACCCTTGCCGAGCCCCTGCAGCGCCTCCTCCTCCACCGCACGGGACTGCCCCCCCGGGAGGAACTGCCTCCCCGGGCCCGTCCCGCGGGGGCGATGCGTTTCGTGGACGTTCTCTGCGGGTACCTGTGCGAAGCCCGCCTCGCCCCCGCCGCCCTGGAGGGCGCCCAGCAGGAACTCGACGGGCTGCCCCTGGGCCTCTTCGCGGGCGAACTGGAGGAGATGGGCCGCCGCAGCCGCGGCGGGCTCTCCACGGGCCGCTTCCCCTTCCTGGACCTGGTGCAGCACAGCGAAAGCTGGGAGAAGGCCCTGGAGGACCTCCACGGCCTGGTCAAGCCCATGGCCAGCCAGCGCCCCGGGCGCCTGGCCTGGTGGGTGTGGCGCAACGTGGAGGGCAAGGCGCCCTTCGTCATCGAGCCCCGGGAGCAGCGGCTGGACGCCCGCGGCCAGTGGACCCGCGGCAAGGCCATCTCCATGAAGCGCCTCAAGGAGGAGAGCCGCGCCTACGACTTCCTCCTGCCCCAGGACCAGGCCGTCATCGCCTGCGTGCGGGAGGGCTGGAAGGGCTTCGAGCTGAACCTGGACGGGGCCCTGCAGGCCCTGGTGGGCCACCCCCTGGTGTTCTGGACCGAAGGCGACGTGGACCAGGCCTCCCGGGTGGAGGTGGTGGCCGGCCAGCCCGAACTGCGCGTGACCCGCAGGGGCCAGGTGCTGGAGCTGCGCCTGGAGCCGGCCCTGGAGGAGGGCGACGTGATGGTGGTGAACGACGGCCTCTTCCGGGTGCGGGTCATCACCGTCACCTCCGCCCACCGGAAGCTGGAGGGCATCGTGGGCCAGGGCCTCCAGGTGCCCCTGGCCGCCGAGGCCCAGGTGCTCAAGGCCCTGCGGGCCGTCGCCCCCATGGTGACCATCCATTCGGACGTGGCCGTCAAGGACGAGGCCGCGCGCAAGGCCGGCATGGCCAAGGTGGAAGGCGACCCCGCCATCCAGCTCCTGCTCATGCCCTTCCACCAGGGCCTCAAGGCCCAGCTGCGGGTGGAGCCCCTCAAGGGCGGCGGGTACTATCCCCCGGGCCAGGGCGGCGCCAACCTCATGGTGGACCACCAGGGCACCACCCGCCTGGTGGCGCGGGACCTGCGGGCGGAGACCGCCGGCGCCGAGGCGCTGCTGGAGGCCCTGCCCACCCTTCCCCTGGAGGAGGGGCGCTCGGAGTGGATGATCGACGACCCCGAAAGCTGCATGACCCTCCTTCTGGAACTGGAGCACGCCAAGGGCCTGGCCGTGGTGCAGTGGCCCGAGGGCGGCCGGCTCAGCCCGCCCCGCACCATCGGCATGGACGCCATGAGCCTGCGGGTGAAGCGCCAGGGCACCTGGTTCGACGCCGAGGGGGAGCTGAAGCTGGACGAAGGCCGCGTGGCCAGCCTCCAGGAGCTGCTCCAGGCCTCGGAGAAGCCCGGGGCGCGCTTCGTGAAGCTGGGCGACGGCCGCGTCTACGCCCTGGCCGAGACCTTCCGGCGGCGCCTGGACGACCTGCGGGCCCTGGGGGACGTGCAGGGCGGGGTGCTGCGCCTTCCCGGCCTGGGCGCCCTGGCCCTGGAGGGCCTGGCCGGGGAGCTGGGCGAATTCAAGGCGGACCGGGCCTGGACGGGCCTCCTGGAGCGGCTCCACGGCGCCATGGGCCTGGAGCCCGCCCTTCCCGAAGGCCTCCGGGCCGATCTCCGCCCCTACCAGACCGAGGGCTGCCACTGGATGCTGCGCCTGGCCGCGGCGGGCCTGGGGGCCTGCCTCGCCGACGACATGGGCCTGGGCAAGACGGTCCAGACCCTGGCCATGCTCCTGGCCCGCGCCGGCCACGGGCCGGGCCTCGTCATCGCCCCCACCAGCGTCTGCTCCAACTGGGAGGCCGAGGCGCAGCGGTTCGCCCCCCAGCTCAGGGTCAAGCGCTTCGGGGAAGGGGACCGGGAGGCCTCCCTCCAGGGCGCCGGCCCCTACGACCTCTTCATCTGCACCTACGGCCTGCTCTCCCTGGAGGCCGAGCGGCTCCAGCGGGTGTCCTGGGCCACCGCCGTGCTGGACGAGGGCCAGAACATCAAGAACGCCCTCACCAAGCGAAGCCAGGCCGTCATGGACCTCCAGGCCGGCTTCCGGGTGCTCCTGTCGGGCACCCCCGTGGAGAACCACCTGGCCGAGCTGTGGAACCTCTTCAACTTCCTCAACCCCGGCCTGCTGGGGTCCCTGGACCAGTTCCGCAAGCGCTTCCAGGAGCCCATCGAGAAGGACCAGGACACCGAGGCCGTCTCGCGCCTGCGCCGCATCGTGAGCCCCTTCCTCCTGCGCCGCACCAAGGCCCAGGTGCTCACGGAACTGCCGGCCCGCACCGAGATCGTCCTGGCCCTGGAGCCCTCCGAGGCCGAGATGACCTTCCTGGAGGCCCTGCGCCGCCGGAGCCTGGAGGAACTGGACGACAGCCCCGGGCAGACCATGCAGGTGCTGGCCTCCCTCATGCGCCTGCGCCGCGCCTGCTGCAACGTGTCCCTGGTGCAGGACGGCGCGGAGATCCCCTCCTCCAAGCTGGAGGCCTTCCTGGACCTGGTGGACGAGCTCCGGGAGAACGGCCACCGGGCCCTGGTCTTCAGCCAGTTCGTGGACCATCTGGCCCTGCTGCGCGAGGCCCTGGACGCCCGGGGCGTGACCTACCAGTACCTGGACGGTTCCACCCCCGCCAAGAAACGCGCGTCCTCGGTGAAGGCCTTCCAGGCCGGGGAGGGCGAGCTCTTCCTCATCAGCCTCAAGGCCGGGGGCACCGGGCTCAACCTCACGGGCGCCGACTACGTGATCCACATGGACCCCTGGTGGAACCCCGCCGTGGAGGACCAGGCCTCGGACCGGGCCCACCGCATCGGCCAGACCCGCCCCGTCACGGTGTACCGCCTCGTCCTCAAGGGGACCGTGGAGGAGAAGATCCTCAGGCTCCACGAGCAGAAGCGCCAGCTGGCCGAGGATCTCCTCAGCGGCACCGCCGTCGCCGCCCAGCTCGACGCCGCCGCGCTCCTGGCGCTGCTGAAGGAAGGATGATGAGACCGGAGGTGAACCATGTCCCATGAGCCCGTGCAGGTGGGGGACGTCGCCTACCTGCGCATCGTCGCCGTGAAGGATGCCGGGGCCTTCCTGGCCTGGGGCCGGCCCAGGGATCTCCTGCTGCCCTGGAGCGAAGTGAAGTTCGAGCAGAAGCGCCGCATCGCCGAGGGGCGCCGCATCATGGTCTGCGTCTTCGAGGCCGAGGACGGCCGCGTGGCGGCCTCGGCGCGCCTGGACGACTTCCTCCGGGACGAGGCCCCCGCCTACCGCGCCGGCGACAAGGTCACGGTGCTGGTGGACGAGCCCACCGACCTGGGCCTGCGGGTCATCGTGGACCACCGCTACTGGGGCCTGGTGCACAAGGCCGACCTCTTCGGGAGCCTGCCCCGGGGCCACCGCCAGGACGGCTGGGTCAAGACCCCCCGCGCCGACGGCAAGCTGGACATCGCCCTCAGCGCCCCCGGCTACGCCAAGGTGGAATCCGCCGCGGAAAAGGTGCTGGCCGTCCTGGCCCGCGGGGGCGGCCACCTGAAGGTGGGGGACCGCACCGCCCCGGAGGAGATCTACGCCCTTTTCGGGATGAGCAAGAAGGTGTTCAAGCTGACGCTGGGAGCGCTGTACAAAGCCCGGAAGATCACCATGGATGAGGCGGGCATCCACCTCTCCGCCTAGGAGCCTGTCCAAGTAATATTCGGCCCCGCGACGGCGCCTGGAGGCCCGATTATCGAGCGCAAGGCCCGCAGGAAATATAGGTCATATTTTCAAGGGACTTGCGCACGATAGGCGGGCCTCCAGGCGCCGCCTCCGGTGGTGGCAGCGGCCACGGCAATCCCGCGTTCCGCTCGTCGAACGATTAACCTAATCGCTCTCCTCGCGGGCCTTGTCTTGCCATGGCCGGTGCCACCATCGCGGGGCCGAATATTACTTGGACAGGCTCCTAGAGGGCGGATCGCCTCAATCCCGATGCACCGTATCGGGATGGAAGGCCGGCAAACATACGGCCACATACTCCGCCCCCTCCGCCTCCGGCGCGCTGTAGCGCACCCACTGCCCGGCCCGGGTGATGACGGCCTGGTTGGCCTGCACGTCGGTGATGCCCTCCCGGGTCTCCACCCGCAGGGTCCCCGCCAGCACCAGCGTGTACTCGTCGAACCGCGGCGTCTGCCCCGGCTCCAGCCAGCCTCCCGCGGCCTTCATGCGCGCGATGCTCACCTCCCGCGTGCCCGTGGCCACGTTGCCCACGAACTCCTCGATGAGCTTGGGCTTGTTCCCTTCGGGACGGATGACGAACGGCTGGGTGACGAGCTGGACCATGGGCTTCCTTTCAGGGGTTGTCGGGCAGATCCACCACGGCCTTCAGGCCCGCCCGCAGGCCGGGCGCGGGGTCGCGGACCAGGAGCTTGAGGCGCACGAGGCCAGGGGAATCGGGGGAGGGGGAAACCAGGACCACCTCGGCGAGCAGCGGAGGCAGGGTCTCGGCGGCAGGCACATGGACGGTGAGCTTCTGGCCCGGTGCCAGCCGGGCCACCCGGTCGGGCCGGGCCGTGCAGAGGATGGTGGCCCGGCTCAGGTCCAGGATGCGGAAGACCACCTGGGAGGCGTTGACGGTCTCCCCCAGTTCCCGGGTGCGCTCCACCACCAGGCCGTCCACGGGGGCCAGGATGGTGCGGAGCCGGACGTGCTCGGCGGCGGTCTCGTAGTTGAGGCGCGCCAGGTCCAGCTCGATGCGGGATTCCATGGCCTTGAACTCCGGGATCACCCGGTTGTCGAAGAGGCTCCGGGCCCCCTTGGCCTCGTACTCCCGGCGGTCCAGCAGCGCCTTGGAGCGCTTCATTTCCAGTTCCTCGAGCCGGGCGTACAACTGGGCCAGGGGCTGCCCCGCCTTCACCCGGTCCCCTTCGCCCGCCTTCAGCTCCACGATGTGGCTGGAAACGTAGGCGCTGACCTCCACCTTCCGGAAGGGCTGCACCGTGCCTTCGAGGGTCGGCGCCGCGGGCAGCGGCAGGGCGAGGAGTAGGCAAAGGCTGGTGGCGCGGTGCATGGGCTTCCCTGAAAGGCGAGACTCCAGGATACCCTCCCAGGTCCGCCGGGCCGTTGGCCATGGCGGCGCCCGGGTCCCCGGGGGCCTGAAAATTAATTTTTCCGGTCCATTGACACCTACGAATATGTTCGTATCTTGGGGTCATCACCCCGGAGTCGCCATGTGCCCCGACCCCATCCGTCCTTCGGACGGCGAGCTCGCCCTCCGCAGCGTCCCCTGGCGCCGGGGCCCCTCCACCGTGCGGGACGTGCCCATGGAACGGGCCCGGGAGCCCCACGCGGCGCCGCCGGAGGCGCCGTGAGCACCGCCGCCCTCGCCCCGTGGCTCCAGGCCTTCGCCTGGGGGCTGGTGCACTTCCTCTGGGAGGGCGCCCTCATCGGGTGCGCCACCTTCCTGGCGCTGCGCTTCGCCCACCGTCCGCAGACCCGGTACCTGGTGGCCTGCCTGGGCCTCCTGGCCATGGTCCTCGCCTTCCTGGCCACCGTCGTCGCCGCGCGGCCGGAGACCTTGGCCATCGAGCCGGCGACGACCTTCTCCGGGGTCGTCACCGTGGTGCCC is a genomic window containing:
- a CDS encoding efflux RND transporter periplasmic adaptor subunit → MHRATSLCLLLALPLPAAPTLEGTVQPFRKVEVSAYVSSHIVELKAGEGDRVKAGQPLAQLYARLEELEMKRSKALLDRREYEAKGARSLFDNRVIPEFKAMESRIELDLARLNYETAAEHVRLRTILAPVDGLVVERTRELGETVNASQVVFRILDLSRATILCTARPDRVARLAPGQKLTVHVPAAETLPPLLAEVVLVSPSPDSPGLVRLKLLVRDPAPGLRAGLKAVVDLPDNP
- a CDS encoding CvfB family protein, which encodes MSHEPVQVGDVAYLRIVAVKDAGAFLAWGRPRDLLLPWSEVKFEQKRRIAEGRRIMVCVFEAEDGRVAASARLDDFLRDEAPAYRAGDKVTVLVDEPTDLGLRVIVDHRYWGLVHKADLFGSLPRGHRQDGWVKTPRADGKLDIALSAPGYAKVESAAEKVLAVLARGGGHLKVGDRTAPEEIYALFGMSKKVFKLTLGALYKARKITMDEAGIHLSA
- a CDS encoding DEAD/DEAH box helicase, whose translation is MAVLWVSDFDLDRLQPLPEALLMALGAIGQASARGHLAQTLVRSRVAPQAEPWIADPAAMTPMLSLLREAGLAQEEHRGFWSVTEAAREAVCRRAHRKGLLKALSVAGQCSYDAGKVLLDPLGRDLAAFRLAFLEGRTEDWLTAQEKVRSTHRTALAFRDPLALICSRPFDPAWFEALPPAQQSHGAWALLHDQTVHHQRNEPFRAWLEARSRTRPSPLGPMAEYLLMEGRVEEARALLEKLQPRQRALVPIALLEAAMDLVQGRTAEAAGGFETVLAALGQGTRRKAVHLPGLMDLFCFLAFIGRGDDAGLRMAAERLELLGRRQPGDPLSTLAEPLQRLLLHRTGLPPREELPPRARPAGAMRFVDVLCGYLCEARLAPAALEGAQQELDGLPLGLFAGELEEMGRRSRGGLSTGRFPFLDLVQHSESWEKALEDLHGLVKPMASQRPGRLAWWVWRNVEGKAPFVIEPREQRLDARGQWTRGKAISMKRLKEESRAYDFLLPQDQAVIACVREGWKGFELNLDGALQALVGHPLVFWTEGDVDQASRVEVVAGQPELRVTRRGQVLELRLEPALEEGDVMVVNDGLFRVRVITVTSAHRKLEGIVGQGLQVPLAAEAQVLKALRAVAPMVTIHSDVAVKDEAARKAGMAKVEGDPAIQLLLMPFHQGLKAQLRVEPLKGGGYYPPGQGGANLMVDHQGTTRLVARDLRAETAGAEALLEALPTLPLEEGRSEWMIDDPESCMTLLLELEHAKGLAVVQWPEGGRLSPPRTIGMDAMSLRVKRQGTWFDAEGELKLDEGRVASLQELLQASEKPGARFVKLGDGRVYALAETFRRRLDDLRALGDVQGGVLRLPGLGALALEGLAGELGEFKADRAWTGLLERLHGAMGLEPALPEGLRADLRPYQTEGCHWMLRLAAAGLGACLADDMGLGKTVQTLAMLLARAGHGPGLVIAPTSVCSNWEAEAQRFAPQLRVKRFGEGDREASLQGAGPYDLFICTYGLLSLEAERLQRVSWATAVLDEGQNIKNALTKRSQAVMDLQAGFRVLLSGTPVENHLAELWNLFNFLNPGLLGSLDQFRKRFQEPIEKDQDTEAVSRLRRIVSPFLLRRTKAQVLTELPARTEIVLALEPSEAEMTFLEALRRRSLEELDDSPGQTMQVLASLMRLRRACCNVSLVQDGAEIPSSKLEAFLDLVDELRENGHRALVFSQFVDHLALLREALDARGVTYQYLDGSTPAKKRASSVKAFQAGEGELFLISLKAGGTGLNLTGADYVIHMDPWWNPAVEDQASDRAHRIGQTRPVTVYRLVLKGTVEEKILRLHEQKRQLAEDLLSGTAVAAQLDAAALLALLKEG
- a CDS encoding cupin domain-containing protein produces the protein MVQLVTQPFVIRPEGNKPKLIEEFVGNVATGTREVSIARMKAAGGWLEPGQTPRFDEYTLVLAGTLRVETREGITDVQANQAVITRAGQWVRYSAPEAEGAEYVAVCLPAFHPDTVHRD